One genomic window of Nicotiana sylvestris chromosome 10, ASM39365v2, whole genome shotgun sequence includes the following:
- the LOC104225470 gene encoding cytochrome P450 78A5-like, whose amino-acid sequence MSSVYSLLFIPSTYGHSSNVFFSYEFLIFFLLFLSIFTFWLTPGGLAWALSKSRVGSRPTIPGPSGLPVLGLVFTFTSSLTHRLLSKLSKNLSATPLMAFSIGFTRFIISSQPESAKEILNSSAFADRPVKESAYELLFHKAMGFAPYGEYWRSLRKLSATHLFSPKRIASLGKCRREIGNKMVSDIISLMEIQGKIKVKRILHFGSLNNVMSSVFGKCYDFITENEGQKLEFLVCEGYELLGMFNWSDHFPFLGWLDLQGVRRRCRDLAIKVNIFVGKIIEEHRVKRSENGGVVADEDLWDFVDVLLNLEKDNKLSDTDMTAILWEMIFRGTDTVAILLEWILARMVLHPDIQAKAQQEIDNNVGTNRGVSDFDLPKLTYLQAIVKETLRIHPPGPLLSWARLAMNDTFIGHHFIPAGTTAMVNMWAITRDEKIWPQPEKFMPERFLEEDVAIMGSDLRLAPFGSGRRVCPGKTMGLATVQLWLAQLLQSFNWIASENGVDLSECLKLSMEMKHSLVCKAIPRVNS is encoded by the exons ATGTCGTCTGTGTACTCTCTACTTTTCATTCCTTCAACTTATGGCCATTCCTCAAATGTATTCTTTTCCTATGAGTTTCtcatcttctttcttctcttCCTTTCTATATTCACCTTCTGGCTTACCCCTGGCGGACTTGCATGGGCTTTATCCAAGTCCCGGGTCGGGTCCCGACCCACCATTCCCGGGCCGTCAGGTCTACCCGTTCTTGGTTTAGTCTTCACCTTCACTAGTTCCCTCACTCACAGACTTCTTTCAAAGTTGTCAAAAAACCTCAGCGCTACTCCTTTAATGGCTTTTTCTATTGGGTTTACGCGTTTTATAATTTCAAGCCAACCAGAGTCTGCGAAAGAAATTTTAAACAGCTCTGCTTTTGCTGATCGGCCTGTTAAGGAATCCGCTTATGAACTTTTATTTCATAAAGCAATGGGTTTTGCACCTTACGGCGAGTACTGGAGAAGTTTGAGAAAATTGTCAGCAACACATTTATTTAGTCCTAAGAGAATAGCGAGTTTAGGGAAGTGTAGAAGAGAGATAGGTAATAAAATGGTGAGTGATATCATAAGTTTGATGGAGATACAAGGGAAAATTAAAGTAAAAAGGATTTTGCATTTTGGATCTTTGAATAATGTGATGAGTAGTGTTTTTGGGAAATGTTATGATTTTATAACGGAAAATGAAGGACAAAAACTGGAGTTTTTAGTGTGTGAAGGTTATGAGTTGTTGGGTATGTTTAATTGGAGTGACCATTTTCCTTTTTTGGGGTGGTTAGATTTGCAAGGGGTTAGAAGAAGGTGTAGAGATTTGGCTATTAAAGTAAATATTTTTGTTGGGAAAATCATAGAGGAACATAGGGTTAAAAGATCTGAAAATGGTGGTGTAGTTGCTGATGAAGATTTATGGGACTTTGTTGATGTCTTGCTCAATTTGGAGAAGGATAATAAACTCAGTGACACGGACATGACGGCCATTCTTTGG GAAATGATCTTCAGAGGAACTGATACTGTTGCAATCCTACTAGAGTGGATTCTTGCAAGGATGGTACTACATCCAGATATACAAGCCAAAGCTCAACAAGAAATTGACAATAATGTAGGAACAAATAGAGGTGTATCTGATTTTGACTTGCCTAAATTAACCTATCTTCAAGCTATAGTAAAAGAGACACTTAGAATTCATCCACCTGGTCCTCTTCTTTCTTGGGCTAGACTTGCAATGAATGACACATTTATTGGTCATCACTTCATACCAGCAGGAACAACAGCAATGGTAAACATGTGGGCAATTACTCGCGACGAAAAAATTTGGCCACAGCCTGAAAAGTTCATGCCAGAAAGGTTTTTGGAAGAAGACGTCGCGATCATGGGCTCTGATCTTAGGTTAGCACCATTTGGCTCAGGGAGGAGAGTGTGTCCTGGCAAAACAATGGGACTTGCTACAGTTCAGCTTTGGTTAGCTCAGTTGCTTCAAAGTTTCAATTGGATTGCTTCAGAAAATGGTGTGGATTTATCTGAGTGTTTGAAATTGTCTATGGAAATGAAGCACTCTTTAGTTTGCAAAGCTATTCCTAGGGTTAATTCTTAA